Genomic DNA from Theobroma cacao cultivar B97-61/B2 chromosome 3, Criollo_cocoa_genome_V2, whole genome shotgun sequence:
TTTCTATCAACTCATAAACTGGTTTTGCAATGCCTCGAGTTTATACTTGCTTCATGCAGATAACTTGAAACCCTATACTCTctgaaaaatttaattcagTCATTATAATTATTCTGACTTATAGTTAAACTTGGTACattaaatgaattttaattttctaaaaattcgtGGAATTTGCAGTGTCTCATGATTGATGAAGCTGACAGGATATTGGAAGCAAATTTTGAGGAAGAAATGAAGCAAATTATCAAGTTTCTTCCTAAGGTGAATTTTTTAGCCATTTATATTGTTGATTAGAGCGATGTCAggaaattatgattttggaTTACATCATTTAATCTGCCTCTAGGACTTCTGAATGAAATGGATGGTAACAAAAATTGTGGTAgtaacattttttattgaCATAAAAAAGTTATGCTAATGCCTTTAGATTGGTGTAGAATATATTTTCTGAAGTAAAATATGATTgattaaaaagcttggctttCTGAAGGACTAGGTTCAGTTGCATTGACTAGGTTTTGTCAACTTGTGatgttttcttatttgaaaagaGAAATAGACTTCTTTTCTAATGATTATATTTCTGGAAAAAATGAAGCAAGGTATCATGCTTCTGAAAAAGGCAAATCGTGTTACCCATTTATATTGTTGATTGTGAAGTTACTGgtgtatgttttgattttatgaTCTCATGTAGTTGCCCCAAGgcttttcttgaaaattagGTGTTGGGTAATCAAAATATTAGTGAAAGTTTGTTTAATAATTGGAAAGGGGTATGCTAGTACACTTTAAAAATTGAAGGTTAGAATGAATTTCCGGGATTAACAGACTttgctttataaaaattttagttaGCTCAGTggtgtatatattttttgttgtaaTTGCAACATGagaataaattgttttgaaaatgttaGTATGCTCAATAGCGCATTCCACAAATGATGCTCTAGGAGATTTCTGGTTATGacataactttaaatcaagaTCAATGCCTCTTGCTTGATTTGCACTATCATGCTCTTGCTTTTTCACTAGAAGCTTTATGTTTATAAAGCAGTTTGAAGTTATACACAAGTCTTAGATTTGGTAACTTCTAAGGTCTTTAGAGCTTACTTTTTACTTACTTGATGTGCAGCAAAACAGGCAAACTGCTCTATTTTCAGCTACCCAGACTAAGAAGGTTTGCCCTTCTCCCTCATTTATATTGACCATTGTTCCCTTGACTTATGGTTTATTTTAATCACATCTATGCCAGCTTTCTTCAGAAAATTGTTTGGCTAGCCTATTTCTCTATGAATGGAAAAGTCAAAACTTTcttccttccttttctttatggagcaaaattttggttttatttATGTGACCATTTATTGTTACTTTTCCCTAAATCTGCAGGTTGAGGACCTCGCCCGCCTGTCGTTTCAGACAACTCCTATTTATATCGATGTAGATGATGGGAGAAAGAAGGTAGGCATGTAGTAGAGATTCAGTATATAAATACAGTCAAGTGCACTATTTACTTATCCTTTGACTTAACAAGACACTGTCATTGTAGGTCACCAATGAAGGGCTGCAGCAAGGCTATTGTGTTGTGCATAGTTCCAAGAGATTTATCCTTTTGTATTCATTTTTGAAGAGGAACCTGTCCAAGAAAGTGATggtctttttctcttcatgcAACTCAGTCAAGTTTCATGCAGAACTTCTTAGATATATTCATGTGGATTGCTTTGATATCCATGGAAAGCAAAAGCAGCAAAAGCGGACCACTACCTTCTTTGACTTTTGCAAAGCAGAAAAGGGCATTTTGCTTTGCACTGATGTTGCTGCTCGTGGACTTGATATTCCTGCCGTGGTatgtttctttgtttaaatGGGTTGCCCGTCATGGCAGTTGCcattttatgattttctgTTGATCTTCCCATTAATGTTTTCTGCGCATTGTTGGAATAGTGGTACCTTAATGTTAGTATATTTGTGGTCCAAGTGCAAACattcttaatatatatttttcttatctgTAATTGGTATGCTcaactatatataaaaatgcaaaatgcatTGGCATCTTGTGCAAAATCAGGAAATTCATGCTACTCTTAAAAGACAATGGTAGTCTCCCATGaagttaataaattttttggtgATCTGGTTAGGATTACTTTGCAATTTTGTTTACATAGCATTCCAAGGCTGCTGTTGGCCAGGTTTAATCATGACtgttttttattgttcttaaaTAAAAAGGTCAATAGATTTCAATTTCATAGTTGTTTGCAAGTAGACTGGATCCTTGGCATAAATTATATGTTGTTGAAACGTATGTACATCCAAAGTGACCATTTGTGTGGTCTGTTGGACTCTGTTATGTTATGAATAATTCCATGTTTTTAACAATCTTTTCAATAACTTTATTTTGAACATTGCTTGGTCATCTCACCTGCTCTTTAGAAGTTGAACTATAGTTTAAACTTACATGACTACCATCTAGTTTCTCCTCCCCTCCCCctcttttaaataaaaattttgtacaTGATTTGCATGTCAGCATATGTTGAGTATCTCAATCAGTTTAAACTTGGCAAGTTTTTGAAGGGTCATATAGTAGCACCAAAAGGGAAATGGAGTAGTAAAAGGGAAAACCGGGTTTCAGCTTTGAAGTCTGTCTGCATGAATGCTATGGTTAATTGGATTGATATagaaatcttaaaaaaaaaaaaaacagagagaGAACGGAAATATTTGGAATCTTTGTTGCAATAATGATTTGGCATGGAATCATTTTGActgaattttattgttttctatTATCTGTTTGTAGGATTGGATTGTGCAGTATGATCCTCCTGATGAACCCAAGGTGCGTGCTCTTTTTTTTGTGTCGTGTATCATTTTGCTTATTCTTgtatattgttattttttcatCCATGTTGAGTAAAATGTGGCATGGGAATGTTGCTTTCAGGAATATATTCATAGGGTTGGTCGAACTGCTCGTGGGGAAGGTGCAAGAGGAAATGCTCTTCTTTTCCTGATCCCAGAGGAACTGCAATTTCTTCGCTATCTAAAGGTGCATTATTTTTGGTgaatgactttttttttttctcagtcTGTTAAAGAACTGCTATTctaatttgtttctttctgCTCTAAATTTCTAATGACAGGCAGCAAAAGTTCCTGTTAAGGAATATGAGTTTGATGAGAAGAAGCTGGCGAATGTGCAGTCTCATCTGGTAACTTCTTGGTTCTTTGTTTACTATAATTTGTTGATATAACAAAGTTTGGGGGAGCTTAGAGTGTCTACTTGGAATGATGCAGGAGAAGTTAGTGGCAAACAACTATTATCTTAACAAGTCAGCTAAAGATGCTTATCGATCCTACATTTTAGCATACAATTCTCACTCAATGAAAGATATCTTTAATGTGCATCGCCTTGATATGCAGGTACAATCTTTCTTCTGAATTCTTAAAATGTAAATCTCTTCTCTGCATGTGGTTGTGCAATCTAAATGGATTATTAACTAGTGTAAAATATCTTGATCCTGAAACTATTGTTAGCCATGAAATATTGTACATAACCAGGTGTATTAAGCTGACCAACAAGAAACGGAAATTGTTGTTTTTGAGCAGGCCATCGCTGCTTCCTTCTGTTTTTCATGCCCTCCTAAGGTTAATCTGAACATAGACAGCAACGCATCCAAATTTAGAAAGACAACACGTAAAGTGGAAGGAGTGCGAAATAGTTTCAGTGCAAGCAACCCGTATGGGAGGCAGAGAGGTGAAGATGATAATCGGCAATTTGTAAGGTATTAGTGGAAGCATCATCCAGAGGCCATTTATAAAGGCATTAACAGAAGCTGTGTTGGTGAAGCCGCTGCATTGGTCTGCAACAATTTTGTATCTGTGccattttttcttgaaaaagagGGTGAGTCTGCTTGAAAATTAAGCTTTAATAGCATTTCGCGAGTCTTGGAAGTTGAACATGCACATATAgattattagttttaaattgaCTTGTATTCAAGATGTGTTATTCTTGCCTAATAATTCCATCGTTCTCTCAACCATATAATTCTGATGGTTCATATTTGACATGTTGTGGAGGTTCTGCAATTGTTCTTTAATCAGGCTTTTAGCTCAGGTGTAATGGTTTTTAGTATCCAAGAGATTGATTATATTAAATCGAAAATCTCAAAAGCAAAACATCCATAAACGAGCCAAGGGAAAATAATTGTAATAGAACATAAACCAAAtttgtaaaacacaaaaataatCACCTAGCAGCAAATACGAAAGGTCTCATAAATCATTAATCCTAGTGATCACGTTATCCAAGTGattgaaagaacaaaaaaggtAGAAGTCACAAAGAGCTGAGAGATGCAAAAAGAGAATTGCTATATAAAAGCTGACATGACGAGCAGCATAATAGTTGAAGCAGAAACAGCAGCAACCTCAAACGCACCATTCTTCTCATGCTCTGGTGTATTGGTGGTGCTGTTCTGGTTCTGGGATTGCGGTGGAGTGTCTGGCTCCAACACTTTGATGATCATCTTCTGCCCTTTCTGGCAGTGCCCGGTTACCCCACTCATGAAATAGAATAAACCGGCTCGGTCCAATTTGAAGACAGTGTCGCCATTGTTGGAGAAGAATTGAGGATGAGAGGGCTGGCACTTGTCATACTCTTCTTGCGTCACCACCAAAACCGAGTCTTTCTTGTACTTAAAATCTGAATATGTATATCCATGAACAATGGGAATTGGAAAAAAACCCAACACTagaacaacaaaagaaagttATCGGAAAAGACGGAAAACATGAATGTTATAGTAGTGCTTACGGATGGTGTCATCAACCTTGAACCTGTTACTGGATGCCCACTTGTTGTAGATTTGATTGTCATGCTTTGGTGCAATCCAGCCATCGTCGCCATTTACTTCATATTCAGCACAAATTGCAATGTAAAAGAAGAgggaagagaaaaggaaaacctTTCTGAAATGAGAAGCCATTGTTGTTTTAGCAGCAAGTTCGGGCATAAGATGAGAAATGATGCTACTTTTTTTTCACCTGGGTTGGGTAGGCTtaaaaagaagtgaaaaatggAAGTTAGTTATGCATGAGAGGAGAGAAATGGGGACAGAGAAGTGGAGATAGTGGATTGTTGGCAGTAACCGTGGAGTTGAGGGTCAGCCAAAATCTTTGACTTGGTATAACCCATTTTTCCGATAATCCGGAAACATGGTCAGCATTGAAAACGTTTCAAAGATGTCTCGCAGTGTTATATGCCAGGTTGAATATGTTTGTTTGGATCCATTCGAGAGTTGGCAGGAGTTGATCACTATCAGTTGGTACTAGCTCAAAACGATGCCAATATTGAAATAACTAACTACATAAAAGAGAAACCAAAGATAATTTGCTGAGCCAACAATTTTCTTTAAAGGCAAAATTTAGAACAACAGTTTTTTGGAAGGAGAAGATCAGCAACCATCTCCTTTTAATCAGAAGATGTACAAGCATTTCCTCTGCGTTTTGAGCTTGAATACCCTGAAGATGAATAAGCATTTCCTTTTCATAGCACCGCTTCTTGCTCCCTTTCAATGTGGTACTTGGTTTTTCTCTGAATTAGTTTTCTTGTCAACAAGATTTCACCCCATTAGGAACATGGCTTAATGACGAGATCATTTCAGCCTGATAGCAAAGATTCGAATTGTTCCAAGCTCTGAACCGTCTccccattttcttataaaacccTCCTGAGAACTCAAGCTTTCCGGTCAGATTGTTCCCATTAATGTAAAGAGCACCAAGGCTAGGTAGGGTTGCAATCTTTGGAGAAAGGTTTCCTGACAGATTGTTATCATTAAGTCCCAAATATCTTAACCTTTTCATTTCTGTCATGGACTCTGGTATTTTTCCTGTCAAACCTAAATTAGAAAGATCCAAAATTTCCAAATCCTGCAAGTTTCCCCATTGAACTCCCATGAGATCACCCCCAAGAGGATTGTTGGACAGCACCACCTCTTTTAAGGAAACCATTTCTTCAAGTGACTCTATCAACCCACCCGAGAAATTATTTCTCCCAAGGTCCAATAGGGTGGCATTCTTCAGGCTTCCAATTTCTGTAGGAAGCTTTCCCTCCAACTTATTGCTGCTTAAGTCCAGCTTTAGGAGCGAGGTGAAATTACCCCCAAAAGTCAACGGCAGTGACCCTGATAGATTATTCCTGCTTAAGTCCATTATTAGTAGCTGAGTTAACCCTCCAAAACTTTCTGGAATCTGACCGGTGAACCGGTTTCCAGCGAGTACAAGCTGCCTCAAATTCACCAAGCTGCCCAGTTCTATAGGCAATTCTCCTGTTAAGCCGTTTTCCAGTAGCACTAGTGATTTGAGCTGTTTAAGGCTGACAATAGAGGTTGGAATTGTACCAATGAGGCCGCGGTTTGATCGGAACCCCAAGGATTCTAAGCTGTTTGAGAGTCTTTCCCAGTTTGAGGAGGGAATTCGGATGGGGTTATGTCTAGGTGAGAAAAAGCAATTGAAGAATGAGAGAGATCTTAAGTGAGTAAGCTCAAAGAGGTGATGTGTGAACTTTGCATCTTGGCTACACTGGAGAGAGTTGTCAAAAACTAGACCAATGTTTAAAACGGTGACATGCCAAAAGCCATCAAAGAGATCACAATAAACTCCCTGCACTTGATTgttcaaataaaaatgttGGATTAAAATAAGGTTGAGGAAAAATGTGACAGAATTTTATACACATAAACATGAAGATGCTTGAAATATTATAGGATCATTTTGTTTCTTAGCATGCAAATTTAATGTTTGGTTTGGAGTTGCAAAGTGCTGGTAGAGGAGAACTATCAGATTGCTTGTTTGCTTGCATGCAAGACTACTAATTACCAAGAAAAACTTGAGTACTACACAATTccttttaatcaattaatttgtgCTAGTTTATATTTCATACTCATATTAGAAGAAAAAGTAGCTACTTGTCAAGGTGGATGTTCCTAACCTTTATGTTAAATGAGTGCAATTGCAATATATACTAGCTAGCAAACAGGGAAAAACAACGATATACTTATAGTTTATCTCTAATGGAGGGATGTACTTTTACCTGAATAGGTGACCATCCGCAAGGGTCTGGGTAGAGATCCGAGCCATTCCACCACTTCCCCACAAATCCTTGAATAGCAGAATACAGGGCCTCTTGCTCTCTCTTCTCCATTGGTGCCATCGAAAAGAAGTGATCCTCTTGACATTTGCACAGAACTAACAACCCAACAAGGGAgaacagaagaagaaaattcttAATTGTGACAATGGGGTTCTTCATGGCCAACTAGTGTTTGAGAAAATAGGCTTCTACTAACAGGCTAAGAGAGCAAACAATATGAAGAGCTATAGAAACCAGGAACAATTAAAAGGAATGCGAAAAGAATTACAGTGTTAGATTGTCAGGTTTTCCAGAGAAAcctcataaaatataaaggaaagcAAAAGATGTGCTGCTGAAAATTGGAGAGTTAAATGATTTCCCATATGATTAATTACTCTTCCAACTGAAAAGCAAGCGGAAATGTAGGTAAAGGCGAAGACAAgaacaacaaaattttaaggaGCAGTTGCAGCCAAAGTACATTAACACAGTTATTGGTGCCAAAAAgtaagtaaataattaaatgaaataacaACAATAGTATCAGCCTTTGAGTAAGAAAGGAAGTGAACAGAAACCTAGAAAGGCGATAGGCCTTTAAATGACCTTAGCTTTGCCTCCCCCCATAT
This window encodes:
- the LOC18604968 gene encoding DEAD-box ATP-dependent RNA helicase 51 → MGVAEEKSFISSSLEESKKKRKRKRSRTKKSEHQNPDNNTDREEGEEEEEFEQEKQEEDETENREVQEKKNRKKNKKVKSDDDEKQELVNNEEEEEEEEEEGEKGEIKEKVKNGGSGIMSTESFESLGLSEPTFKAIKEMGFQYMTQIQARAIPPLMIGKDVLGAARTGSGKTLAFLVPAVELLYNVHFTPRNGTGVIVICPTRELAIQTHAVAKDLLKYHSQTLGLVIGGAARRGEAERIAKGVNLLVATPGRLLDHLQHTKGFIYKNLKCLMIDEADRILEANFEEEMKQIIKFLPKQNRQTALFSATQTKKVEDLARLSFQTTPIYIDVDDGRKKVTNEGLQQGYCVVHSSKRFILLYSFLKRNLSKKVMVFFSSCNSVKFHAELLRYIHVDCFDIHGKQKQQKRTTTFFDFCKAEKGILLCTDVAARGLDIPAVDWIVQYDPPDEPKEYIHRVGRTARGEGARGNALLFLIPEELQFLRYLKAAKVPVKEYEFDEKKLANVQSHLEKLVANNYYLNKSAKDAYRSYILAYNSHSMKDIFNVHRLDMQAIAASFCFSCPPKVNLNIDSNASKFRKTTRKVEGVRNSFSASNPYGRQRGEDDNRQFVRY
- the LOC18604969 gene encoding piriformospora indica-insensitive protein 2 yields the protein MKNPIVTIKNFLLLFSLVGLLVLCKCQEDHFFSMAPMEKREQEALYSAIQGFVGKWWNGSDLYPDPCGWSPIQGVYCDLFDGFWHVTVLNIGLVFDNSLQCSQDAKFTHHLFELTHLRSLSFFNCFFSPRHNPIRIPSSNWERLSNSLESLGFRSNRGLIGTIPTSIVSLKQLKSLVLLENGLTGELPIELGSLVNLRQLVLAGNRFTGQIPESFGGLTQLLIMDLSRNNLSGSLPLTFGGNFTSLLKLDLSSNKLEGKLPTEIGSLKNATLLDLGRNNFSGGLIESLEEMVSLKEVVLSNNPLGGDLMGVQWGNLQDLEILDLSNLGLTGKIPESMTEMKRLRYLGLNDNNLSGNLSPKIATLPSLGALYINGNNLTGKLEFSGGFYKKMGRRFRAWNNSNLCYQAEMISSLSHVPNGVKSLNGDDGWIAPKHDNQIYNKWASSNRFKVDDTIHFKYKKDSVLVVTQEEYDKCQPSHPQFFSNNGDTVFKLDRAGLFYFMSGVTGHCQKGQKMIIKVLEPDTPPQSQNQNSTTNTPEHEKNGAFEVAAVSASTIMLLVMSAFI